The genomic region aattatgtttgcaatcatatacttcattggcaatcaatttaaactaagatcgAAAATACAAGCTAAGATACTACATgttattcataatataattcaaaattttacgatctacttctactaatgtaccggcatacatccgaggttgttttcgataaaaatggccgaggagttccgaatgaataCGGAAGAACCCCATGTGTTAGAAGAGAGAGGGGGATACTATTATTCAGATTACCACAAAAGACGGCAGGAGCGCGAGATGCTACTCTCAAAcaggtaaataaatttaattacttGAACATAGTACGTTATCATAATAACTACCTGAAAGAGAACTTAAAATTGAGGCAACCGATGTGATGTCTGCCCTGTTTCAAGTTTATGTCGATGTCGAAATCTCCTTCGAGACGAACATGCTGCTGTGggaattgaaatttaaaatctgGCCACCAGTATATACCCTGAAAACCAGATGAAAATTGCATAAAgttatatcaaaaacaaattgtttctcACTTCCGGTGTAATGGAGGTCTTACTCACTTGGTcgttaattgaaattatctaagtgtgtttctttttaattgccgtatatttgtgttgtttgagCATTGTCAAACTCTAATGATAAAAACTAAGTTGAGGAAACGAATGAAACTTGACATCCGAGACATTTGTACAGTGATATCAGTTTGATATAGTGTCAATGCAATGGAAAACTATAAGGACAAtacgattatatatttttataaagcgAGAATACCTCGATGATAGGACATGAACAGTTCCATGCCTTGTTGATGTGTTCCGTTTTGTCATAAATTAATACGGGACAGTGGTTCTTGAACCGGTACCGATAATCTTCGATTAAGCCACATAGGTCATTTGAATGGCAGAAGCGTAAAGGCAGCCATAAACACAGCTCTGTTGTTTCATAACCAAGTGTCGTCAGCTTAATCGAGTTCAGCAACTGAAATTCGAAGGAGTGTTATTCTGTCACCTGTAAGTATGGACATCACGACATAACGATTCAATAGCTGATCGCATTATCAATAAGATAAATTGAAACTAAAgttaaataagtaataaaaccATATGAAATATTAAGAATTATTCAAATCAGCAACAAAGCCAATACCATCACTCACATATCAATATTTACTCGTATGTCATCTCATACTTTCCTACCTTTATCATCGTATGTCATCACTCTCTTCCTTACTTCTATTCGTATGTCATCACTCTCTTCCCTCCCTCTATTCGTATGTCATCACTCTCTTCCCTTCTTCTATTCGTATGTCATCACTCTCTTCCCTTCTTCTATTCGTATGTCATCACTCTCTTCCCTTCTTCTATTCGTATGTCATCACTCTCTTCCCTCCCTCTATTCGTATGTCATCACTCTCTTCCCTTCTTCTATTCGTATGTCATCACTCTCTTCCCTACTTCTATTCGTATGTCATCACTCTCTTCCCTCCCTCTATTCGTTTATCATCACTCTCTTCCCTACCTCTATTCGTATGTCACCACTCTCTTCCCTCATCACTCTCTTCCCTACTTCTATTCGTATGTCATCACTCTCTTCCCTACTTCTATTCGTATGTCATCACTCTCTTCCCTACTTCTATTCGTATGTCATCACTCACTTCCCTACTTCTATTCGTATGTCATCACTCTCTTCCCTACTTCTATTCGTATGCCATCACTCTCTTCCCTACCTCTTTTCGTATGTCATCACCCTTTTCCCCACTTCTATTCGTATGCCATCACTCTCTTCCCTACCTCTTTTCGTATGTCATCACTCTCTTCCCTACTTCTATTCGTATGTCATCACTCTCTTCCCTACTTCTATTCGTTTGTCATCACTCTCTTCCCTACCTCTATTCGTCTGTCATCACTCTCTTCCCTACCTCTATTCGTTTATCATCACTCTCTTCCCTACCTCTATTCGTATATCATCACTCTCTTTCCTACCTCTATTCGTTTATCATCACTCTCTTCCCTACCTCTATTCGTATATCATCACTCTCTTCCCTACCTCTATTCGTTTATCATCACTCTCTTCCCTACCTCTATTCGTCTGTCATCACTCTCTTCCCTACCTCTATACGTTCGTTGTTCGAAATTGATCTTGAAATTTCTATTTTGCCGTAAAATTGCAAACTTGGTCCCGTCGAGAAGTTTTTTGGGTCTGGGTGTAGAACTATTGGGTTGGGGGAAAACGTGAGGTTATGGCCATATATAAAAGCCTCTGTTCTATTGCAGTTCTTGAAAAATGATTCGTTTCCTTCTGGCCTTCTGCTGGAGGCAAACTCTTCGTTCAGTGTGAATGTGGACATCGACGTGTGGCTCTGTTTATGAGAAATGTGAGCATAGCATTGCATTTAGAAGtgttcgaaaaaaaatcaaaaacaagtaAAATTACATTATACCGTATATTGCTTGTCATTTGAATTGTTCGTTTTGAACACTCCGGGTGTGCTTTCTAAGGATGTATCTTATAGGTGTGTTTGTAAATGTAGATATGGTGAAAAATCGAACTTATAACGAAATGTAAGTCGACCGCAGTCCCGACTAAATTGTCAACGATTACGTTAATcgttattgaaaaatatttgttgaatgtCTTTATGATTTTATACACGCAGAAGCGTGTTGTGGCATAGAAGTTTGAATTAAGCTCGATTCCCATTGATCAACAAATAATTGCATCATCAAAAcatgtcattatatatatatttatgcattcACGTTCATGTTCAAAAGAAAATTGGTTTGGGTTCCGCCTTCTATTTTCTGTAGTACAGTAAAGAAGTACACCATAACAAATTGTGTTTCACATGTATCTCTTGG from Mya arenaria isolate MELC-2E11 chromosome 3, ASM2691426v1 harbors:
- the LOC128226210 gene encoding uncharacterized protein LOC128226210, with protein sequence MERPVMYVMNMAVFVFAIGLVQFGISESHTSMSTFTLNEEFASSRRPEGNESFFKNCNRTEAFIYGHNLTFSPNPIVLHPDPKNFSTGPSLQFYGKIEISRSISNNERIELLNSIKLTTLGYETTELCLWLPLRFCHSNDLCGLIEDYRYRFKNHCPVLIYDKTEHINKAWNCSCPIIEGIYWWPDFKFQFPQQHVRLEGDFDIDINLKQGRHHIGCLNFKFSFSKGSQDPSAYD